In Cryptomeria japonica chromosome 5, Sugi_1.0, whole genome shotgun sequence, the genomic window ATAATGTGCACGAGATCAAAACTATTTATTAGAAGATTACGATGCCTCAAAGAAGTGAAAGACTGTTGAAAGGTGGAAAATTAGGGCTTAAGTTTTTTCTTTGAGTCTTAATTTTGATCAGAAGTTGCCCAGTTTTCTTCATTCTCACATTTCCAAAGGCGGTGGCTATAATACCCCCCCTCTTTATGAAATTTTAGTCCAAGACAAATAATAAACCACATCATTGTGTGGATGTGCACAATGCCATTATCTCCTTTCTAGTCATGTTCAAGTAGAAATGATATCTTTTTCTCAAATTAGAAATATCCGATGCCGAAATTTGATTAGAGGTCACTTTCATCTCTGTTACAGTAAAGTCAGCCTATGGAGTAACCTTCAGCTTAGATGTCATGATAGAAGATGGCTATTGCGTCAGTTTCCTCAGATTCGAGATGGGGGTGGTTTTGCCGCTTAAATTCATTCATTCCATTTGGCTATTATTTAGGTTTAGACTCAAATATAGCTTGTATTGCTTTTTAAATAGTGCAAGAGTTACATTTGCTATTCAAAATGTTAAAAGGTTATTCAATGAAAGAAAAAAAGGCTAATACGAGCCTCCCCTGATCTGAAGACTTTCATCTTCATTATATAAACCACATTTCTGGCTGGATTGTCAGTGGGATAAAACAGTTGATCATTTTCAGAAACATACTGTTTGATTCTTCTCTCCCATAAATAATGCAGGAGTAAAAGATGCCATCCTTACACAACCTTATTTTGCTGATCAGATCTGAAGAACTTAATAATCTCCAAAGAGTGACCTCTCAATTATCATCTCTACGTTGTTAGCCTAACAATTCAATCTGTGTGAAGCATAGGTAGAAAACTTGAACTCTTTGCAAAAACTTGGCAGCCTAAAATTTCGACTTGGACTCGGACCAGACAAAAACTAGGCgaagaaaaaatttaaaagaatacacaaaataaatttaaataaatcaattcacACTCCTGGGAGTGTAAACGCTGAAaacagaaaaagacaaaaaaaataaatgaaaaattgggCACATTTTCTTTCATCAGACAAGTCTCTGCAAAAACTTGCTGAGTCTGTGCTGTAAATTTAGTGAGTTTCCTGCACTGACTTGTTCTGAGAGTCTCTGGCGAATTACTCATCTGGCAGGAAAATTTGCGAATTCTTCTGAGTTTGTAAACTATGAGATAGATAATTCTATCAAAAAAATTTTGAGAACAGTTGTTAAATTTGACTAGTCACTTATTTTCTGCAAGGAGCCTGTCTGTCCTACTGTTTTGATATTCCAATTTTAGGATATTTCAATGGTTattacaaatcatctcatatcagTAAGGTCATTTTGTTTCTTTGGGACGGCCCTGAAGCTCCTGGCATTCTCAATTTGTATCCTGGCCTCTGCATACAGCTAATCATATTCTTACAAAATTTACAGTTGCACTTTGATTTGATCTCTAATAGAAATCCCACAGAAAATATCATGATTTACTTGGAGGAATTTAATTATAAAAGTTAGTAATTATATTGGTCTGCATTAAGAAACACTGATTATTGCTCTGAAATTTTGAACTTGATATTTATTGAATACTTAGAAATTTGGAACCACTTAGTGCAGTTAGCTATGCTTCTTGGAGAGAAAGATGTTGACGAAAATTTACAAAACCAGAATCTAATAGTTAACTGGTTCTATTTTGAGTAACATTCCTGGCAGCAATACAGGAGAAGAATGCATTGGCACTTGGAACAATTTGCCATTTTGTAGCACGTCTAAACAGACAACGTGATGGTGAGAAGTAAGATTAAAAGATCTAGGGGTTCACATTGATGGGAAGTCGTCCACCTACCTGGAGCGAACTAAGGGGTTGTTTTTGTTGGGGGAACACCTAAGGGCCTATGCTTGATGAATCAATTGAATGGTTTGCTATCGCTCATCCCTAGTGTGACAAGCATTATTTAATGTATTAGCATGCATTTAAGTCAAATATGTTGAATTGTGTGGATTTTGTAAACCATTTGTAGATCCTTGGCACTAGAAACTCCTCTAGGATTTGCTCAAGTTATGCCTGATGGCATCTTAGATGATGTTGTGCATATCATCCATTTTGTGACATTCTCTCTTCATTGCTTTTCAGTTGTTGATCGTTTCCACTTTGTCTGTTTCCTGTTTGGACTACTTTTGACTTCCACAGGTGTCTGTTCATTTCTTTCTTTGGCTGTGATATTTAACCATAGCTCCAAAGTCAAATATTTATCAAAGATATGTACTTTTGTGATGAGCTGGATAAAATAATCTGAATAAGATAAGTCTCTTTTAAGGGTTTGGTAAAGACCTGAATACAACATGGTTTTAAGTGGACCTAGGTGCTTGTGATCATCTTGCCAAGAAAAATATTGTAATAGCCAACCGGTATTTTCAGCAACACTAACTCCTCAGATGACGGGCTTCTTATGTTATCTAGAATGCTCTGATGAGCTGAGAAGAGTGGGATCCTTTTGTTTTTATTGATAGTCTACATTTGTTTGACAAGACCCCAAGCAGACAGACATGACTTTAGTGGGTTCCAGGAAAATGATAGAAATAATGAGTACCAAAGTCTGAGGATAAATAAAGGTAGAAAGGCAAAATAAGTGAGCTTAAGAATCAAAGTTAGATGCTTGAACTACTTTCTGTACTTGTTCACTTAAAACATGTTGAAATATATGCCAAAAGATTTATCTACCAAGGTTCGAAAAAGTCATTCTTGGTCCGCAATAAAATTCTACCTTCAACATTTCTTGTTATGCATAATTTTAGATTGTTACTGTGAAATAGCTTTCACTTAAGTTGTAAGGGTGTTGGACTTTAATGCATGGAATCACTAATTTTGTTCTTATGGATCCTTGCTACATGAATGCACTATTCTATTATCTTTTATGAGTAGATAGAGAATTGTTGAAGCTCTCCAAATCATAAAAAACAAAGACACTGCTTAATTTCCTGGCTGAACTGTCATCAATTTAATTGTATTTTAAGTAATGAATGTTGATCAACTAGAGAAAAACAATTTTGAACTgcgaacaccaagattttcttctACAGCCACAAAAAATACAGAAAAAGCTGATCCTTTCATCTTAACAGTCTAAGAAAAATTTCACAACTTTGTACCGTTCAAACATGCAATAAGCAAATAAATTGAAATGCTGCAGAAGCAAAATAAGATAGAACCTAAATTATATGCTTGGACATATATAATTTTTATGTGTGTCTGTGTTTTGTGTGTGTAGCCATAAGTAGGATTGCACTTTGCAACCAATAAAGAGTGAGGGAACTGTTAGTTACAATCTCTTGCAAAAGGCAATATTTTCAACTTATTGCAGAATTATAAATTTATCTAGTATGGACCTTTTTTTAACTTGGTTCTTGTCTTTTGGCAGGATCTTGAAAGCCCGTTGCTGGCAAATGCTGTAAAGGGTATATATATTTgcattttcaaatttcaattaatattTGAGTTTTTGGTACTATCTCTTGCACATTTGATACATCCTCAAACTATAGTTGCATCATGCATGTACCTGTCGTTGAGAAAAATGGGCTTTTTTAGCATTGGGAGAGCAAGCATATGGTGCCCTATTCAGTGTTAACTAATGAAAAACAATAAAGCTATTTCACAATTTGGTCTAAGTTTTGTTGTGGGTGGTTGTATTCAGATTGAAATATATGTGGAGTCGCTGTTAGCTATTTTACACTCCATAATAATAGATTTTAGATTACAAAATTTGTTAGTTATATTTGTCTAATAATGTTTTGCATATCAACATACAGCTTTTGATCCATTGAAATTAAGATTGGGTGGATCATTGCAAGACCAAGTCATATATGATGTTGGAGACTTGAAGCAGCCTTGCCATCCTTTTGTGAAGAATAATTCTTCTATGTTTGGATTCATGGGTGGATGCCTGCACATGTCAAGATGGGATGCCTTGAATTCATTTTTCAAGAAAACAAGGTAAGTTCTTTAATGGTCTCCAAATCATTTGTTCATGCAAGCTTAGCCTTCTTTTTACTTAGCATGTTAGATGTTATCTGATATGAATGGTGACTATAGGGCTGTAGTAGCATTTGGATTGAATGCCTTAATTGGAAGACACAACACATCACAATCTGTTACGGAAGGACCATGGGATTCAAGGAATGCTCACGATTTTATTCAGTATACAGTTGATCGTGGCTACAAGATAAGTGCATGGGAATTAGGTGAGCTATTGTAAAATTCACATTTTATGTTTTGCTATGCTTAGCAAGAAGTTTTTGAGAGGTGTCATTAGTCTTTATCTGTATGTTGTTGTTAGTGATTGAAGAAGAATGACCAGCGTATTGTCAAGAATTtaaaagaaatgtaatattttggGATTAGGAAACGAGCTCTGTGGAAGTGGTGTTGGGACAAGTGTCAATGCAACGCAATATGCTGCTGATGTCACTGTGCTAAATAGGGTTCTGAAAGAGATTTATAAGGGTCATAAAGAGAAACCCCTCCTTGTTGCACCTGGTGGTTATTTTGATGCTGACTGGTTCAAGGAATTTCTTCAAGCATCTGGAACTAATATTGTGAATGTTGTTACACACCACATCTACAATCTTGGGCCAGGTATAGGAGATTGTTTTGCATTGAATTTTGTTCTACATGCTTTGTATATGAGACTATTTTCATTGAAGTTCTTTCTTCATGCTAAGTTTTTAGATGATATTAACTTTCCTTTTCCTTATCAGGTGTGGATCCAAATCTTGTGGAGAAGATTCTAGATCCATCTTATCTTAGCAGATTCGAGTCTACCTTTAAAAGTCTCAAAACCATTGTGGAAAATTATGGACCTTGGTCAAGTGCTTGGGTTGGTGAAGCAGGCGGAGCTTATAACAGCGGACACAATCTTGTCAGCAATGCTTTTGTCTATAGTTTTTGGTAAGctcatcttttcttgatcttcagtcttcattttcttttagaaattCTGACACTTTCAGAATATTCAGATTTATGTTTATCTTTCGAGATATGCCCATCTTAAAGAAGGAATAACATAAGATAGACATTATGAGAGATTCGAGTGAAGTGAAAACATAAGACATATGTATTAAGAGACTGGAGTGAAAACTAATATTTTGTCATTTCTATGTTAGGCTCTTTCGAGAATCTATATTAAAAAGTTTGCTAGTTTTTCATTTGTTTATGTCAAACAAGATTTAGTTTCAATTATTCTCAGTTTCTTTTTCTGCTTTTTACCTTTTGCACTGTAGTTGTTTCTAATAACTATTAGCTGATGTGTTGTGAATTGCAATGGGGTCTTTCATATGAATTTGGGACCCTGGTAAATAATCAACCATTGATGTACACATTCTGATGGGAAAGAGGTATATTTATCATTAAATAGCGCTATAATATTCAGCAAGGAAAGGGGATTTTTTCATTGAAGAGCTTCATAAATAGTAAAAAGCTGAGGATTTAATTAGTTCACACTATTGCATGAAAGTTAACTCCAAATTTTTGAGATGCCTTTGTTAATGCATTATCAATGTTATCTCTGTCATCTTATGGTGATATTCTTTTCTTGGCATGTCTTACTTTGTAGCACTTTTTTTTTAGACACAATGGGGTTATAAGCATCGATTCCTAAATATTTAGGAAATCTTTATCTCATCGTGAACAGGTATTTAGATCAGCTAGGAATGGCATCCAAATTCAATACCAAGTCATACTGCAGGCAAAGCTTGATTGGGGGTAACTATGGCCTATTAAACACTACAACTTATGTGCCAAATCCTGATTATTACAGGTACAACTCTAAGACAGATTGTTCCTTTTAGTTCCTTATATTTTGTGTAATTAACGAATTAGAGAACTTAGTAGGATTTGGATCCATGACGTCGGTGATAAATAAAACTAAATGTGCTGCTAAACTGGTAGAATTGAGCATATTTCTGACATTTCGTGAACTTTTGATTCAGTGCACTTCTTTGGCACAAATTAATGGGAAGGCGTGTTCTTTCAATAAGTTCCAAGGGATCACACTATCTCCGTGCTTATGCACATTGTACAAAGAAAGCTGTAAGTGATTAAACATTTCAATTCAGAGTTTTACTTGCTGTAAGCATTTGAACATAATTGCTATCCTTAACCCATTTGATTATAGGTTTTGCATAATACATGCAGTCATAAAACACACCCTTATCTCTTTGTTATTAGATTTCACTTTACAGAAAGGAAACAATGCCCGATTAGAAATTTGTAATAATTGGTCTTTTGATTCACATCCTCAGGAAATTAGTATTTATTCTTTTATCCATCAACCTTTAGCCCACAATGGTTTTAGGAAAATATAATAAAATACTGCAAATATAAATTGCTTAATAATATGGAAGATGGAACCCTAGATGATTTGCAGAGGTATCACATTCCCAGACATTCACTCTTGTTTGGTAAAGGCCATAGTCACTAACATTATTGATCTGTGTTTGGTTGGGAACTGAACTTCATTACATTTATTCTACTGTATAACTATAAACAAATTGGAAAAAGATTTGACTCTTTCTGTATTGCCTGCATTGTATGCTGTGCATTTAGTAATGATAGTCTGAACATAAAAATATCCAGTTTTTGGTTCTAATTTCTGAAGTGTGGTGATTTTGGCAGAGGGGAGTCACTTTACTCCTTATCAACCTAAGCAAATCCACTCGCATCTTTGTGCCGTTATCCAGAACAAACAAGAATATTGGTTTGAATCTCATTGGGGATgatgatttggaaaaggaaggCAGAAGATCTAGGATGGAGTATCACTTAACAGCAAAAGATCTTAATCTGCACAGCCAGACTATGCTTCTCAATGGAAAAGCTCTGGAACTAACTTCTGATGGAAATATACCATCTTTAGAACCAGTAGAAATTAATGCTCGGGAACCTATTTCTCTAGCCCCTCTCTCTATCGCATTTGTGACTCTTCCATTTGTTCAACTCCCTGCTTGTAGCAGTGGGGGAGTTGATTATTGGAAGCTTCAGCACTAGCTGATTCATTCATTACTATTAGAGTTcaattatttgaatatttttttcaataaatattAGGGAATTGCATGCCATCTTTATCCATAAAAGGTCATGGAAAAGAAGCTGGCATGTAGATGATATATTGTATTTTATAGAAATAGACTTTAATGTTGAGATCAGTTTCTTTATTGCCGATGATaatgtgttttttttaaatttttttcaaactGACAATTTAGTCACGAGACTCTCTCCTTATGCCAAAGGCGTATTATATTCATATATGCATGCAAAAATGTGCTTAAATAAAatctagaagcatttaatatgaacacttaatattattttttaattttatattattttatcttcATTTCCACCTCTCAACTTCCACTCACTCCCAGTTTAACTATAATAATCTCAATCAATTcatataataataatgataatgatgatgatgtagtcttaatagatttt contains:
- the LOC131031063 gene encoding heparanase-like protein 3; the encoded protein is MASRCMWIWVFILVAFCNRVQCQRPFDKSVIANVVIHGDSAIAETDNDFICATLDWWPPEKCDYGTCSWGEASMLNLDLESPLLANAVKAFDPLKLRLGGSLQDQVIYDVGDLKQPCHPFVKNNSSMFGFMGGCLHMSRWDALNSFFKKTRAVVAFGLNALIGRHNTSQSVTEGPWDSRNAHDFIQYTVDRGYKISAWELGNELCGSGVGTSVNATQYAADVTVLNRVLKEIYKGHKEKPLLVAPGGYFDADWFKEFLQASGTNIVNVVTHHIYNLGPGVDPNLVEKILDPSYLSRFESTFKSLKTIVENYGPWSSAWVGEAGGAYNSGHNLVSNAFVYSFWYLDQLGMASKFNTKSYCRQSLIGGNYGLLNTTTYVPNPDYYSALLWHKLMGRRVLSISSKGSHYLRAYAHCTKKARGVTLLLINLSKSTRIFVPLSRTNKNIGLNLIGDDDLEKEGRRSRMEYHLTAKDLNLHSQTMLLNGKALELTSDGNIPSLEPVEINAREPISLAPLSIAFVTLPFVQLPACSSGGVDYWKLQH